A genomic stretch from Lathyrus oleraceus cultivar Zhongwan6 chromosome 2, CAAS_Psat_ZW6_1.0, whole genome shotgun sequence includes:
- the LOC127120572 gene encoding histone-lysine N-methyltransferase, H3 lysine-9 specific SUVH6 — protein sequence MTTSMPVCNEQSEEEFGKPMMELGDSTVLARPKFKRRIICAVRDYPEGCGPFGSADGTSVEDKSSEDLECDAVTPDHPNDSQHSDHENNLVVTETIELTSECSLKKEDPVILSDQVALAGMETLDAEFATESSSLKKEVPVILSDQVAVAGMETLGAEFVTESSSLKMEDPVILSDQVALAGMETLGAEFATESSSLEKEVPVVSSHLVDEPILDNDEHANVALVGMETLDGESAPDISSLKKENSTVSSHKVDGSTLANDEPAKLTLVGTETLNVEFAIQDYVKQESLYMSKASSLVGESAMSDDSKSSSSNINIGGSGACMEETVTRRYPPRRNFAAVRDFPRLCGRNAPRLTKDECLKELSSLNEKRVGQQNLAVDASLLKKVADTDAKEAENNKRKPVNIVQAGSEEENNATQRVKKLDVFEPSSERRLALDNTREKSTKLPEKRNHHQVNINSKAVAKEEVMSTVQVEGTSGLDIYCPEVQSPEPKPLAMSGQEVVLGLMSKSECPWRSEVSSSKFKPTSIDGTEEKKVKKVDFYAQLDRSKTAVKTKDIRRHSGHEPLKKKKLNSTSDDIGQLVRREKNSLDRNENKKDFKSVPNSHGPSGFVPPLDLSNFSGHENDSATRNEVRKVLRLFQAVSRKLLHEAEAKAKSNDKERKRVDLQASKMLKENGNFVNSGKQILGPVPGVEVGDEFQYRVELNIIGLHRQIQGGIDYTKHNNKILATSIVASGGYADDLDNTDVLIYTGQGGNVMSNGKEPEDQKLERGNLALKNSSEEKNPVRVIRGSESSDGKSKIYVYDGLYLVESAWQDMGTHGKLVYRFRLRRIPGQPELALKEVKKSNKFKTREGRCVEDISCGQERIPICAVNTIDGEKPPPFKYIKKMIYPDCCNLVPPEGCGCTNGCSDRAKCSCVRKNGGEIPFNYNGAIVAAKPLVYECGPKCKCPSTCYNRVSQHGINIQLEIFKTNSRGWGVRSLNSIASGSFICEYIGELLEDKEAEQRTGNDEYLFDIGNKNNNTLWDGLSTLLPDSQSHSCEVVKDGGFTIDAAQYGNVGRFINHSCSPNLYAQNVLYDHHDNRVPHVMLFAAENIPPLQELTYDYNYMIDQVLDSNGNIKKKFCYCGSVDCTGFLRGR from the exons ATGACAACATCAATGCCAGTCTGTAATGAACAATCTGAAGAAGAATTTGGGAAGCCGATGATGGAACTTGGAGACTCTACTGTCCTTGCTCGGCCCAAGTTTAAGCGCCGTATAATTTGTGCTGTTCGTGATTATCCAGAAGGATGTGGGCCGTTTGGTTCTGCTGATGGTACATCTGTTGAGGATAAGAGTAGCGAAGATTTGGAGTGTGATGCTGTTACTCCGGACCATCCAAATGATTCTCAACATTCGGATCACGAAAATAATTTGGTTGTTACAGAGACTATTGAATTAACAAGTGAATGCAGTTTGAAGAAGGAAGATCCTGTGATTTTATCTGATCAAGTGGCGTTGGCGGGCATGGAAACTTTGGATGCAGAATTTGCTACAGAAAGCTCTAGTTTGAAGAAGGAAGTTCCTGTGATCTTGTCTGATCAAGTGGCAGTGGCGGGCATGGAAACTTTGGGTGCAGAATTTGTTACAGAAAGCTCTAGTTTGAAGATGGAAGATCCTGTGATCTTGTCTGATCAAGTGGCATTGGCTGGCATGGAAACTTTGGGTGCAGAATTTGCTACAGAAAGCTCTAGTTTGGAAAAGGAAGTTCCTGTGGTTTCATCTCATCTAGTGGATGAACCTATTTTGGATAATGACGAACATGCAAATGTGGCGTTGGTGGGCATGGAAACTTTGGACGGGGAATCTGCACCTGACATCAGTAGTTTGAAGAAGGAAAATTCAACAGTTTCTTCCCATAAAGTGGATGGATCTACTCTGGCTAATGATGAACCAGCTAAACTGACATTGGTGGGCACGGAAACTTTGAATGTGGAATTTGCAATACAGGACTACGTAAAACAAGAGTCCTTATATATGTCAAAGGCATCGTCTCTAGTTGGTGAGTCAGCTATGTCTGATGACTCAAAATCCTCGTCATCCAATATCAATATAGGTGGTTCTGGGGCTTGTATGGAGGAGACTGTAACTAGAAGGTATCCTCCTCGTAGAAATTTTGCAGCGGTCAGAGACTTTCCACGTTTATGTGGGCGCAATGCTCCTCGTCTTACTAAGGATGAGTGTTTAAAGGAGCTCTCGTCTCTGAATGAAAAGAGAGTGGGTCAACAAAACTTGGCTGTAGATGCCAGTCTGTTGAAAAAAGTTGCAGACACTGATGCAAAAGAAGCGGAAAATAACAAGAGAAAGCCCGTTAACATCGTTCAAGCTGGCTCTGAAGAAGAGAATAATGCTACACAGAGAGTCAAGAAGCTGGATGTATTTGAACCATCTTCTGAGAGGAGACTGGCACTGGATAATACAAGAGAAAAGAGCACTAAACTTCCCGAAAAACGTAATCACCATCAGGTTAACATAAATTCCAAGGCAGTGGCTAAAGAGGAAGTCATGAGCACTGTACAGGTTGAGGGAACATCAGGGCTAGATATTTACTGCCCAGAAGTCCAGAGTCCTGAACCAAAACCTTTGGCTATGTCAGGACAGGAAGTAGTGCTAGGTTTGATGTCTAAATCAGAATGTCCTTGGAGATCTGAAGTTAGTTCATCCAAATTTAAACCAACATCAATAGATGGTACAGAAGAAAAGAAGGTTAAGAAAGTTGATTTTTATGCCCAGCTAGACAGGTCTAAAACTGCTGTCAAGACAAAAGATATACGGCGTCATTCTGGGCATGAGCcattgaaaaagaaaaaattaaaCTCCACTTCTGATGACATTGGTCAATTAGTAAGACGGGAGAAGAATTCTCTAGACCgtaatgaaaataaaaaagaCTTTAAAAGTGTTCCAAATTCACATGGACCGAGTGGCTTTGTTCCTCCTCTTGACCTTAGTAATTTCAGTGGTCATGAGAATGATTCAGCAACTCGGAATGAAGTGAGGAAAGTATTGCGCCTGTTCCAAGCGGTTTCTAGAAAGCTTTTGCATGAAGCGGAAGCAAAAGCAAAGTCAAATGATAAAGAAAGAAAGAGGGTTGATTTACAAGCTTCGAAGATGCTTAAGGAGAACGGGAACTTTGTTAACTCAGGGAAGCAAATATTGGGACCTGTCCCCGGGGTTGAAGTTGGTGATGAATTTCAATACAGAGTAGAGCTTAATATAATTGGCCTTCATCGCCAGATTCAGGGTGGTATAGATTATACGAAGCACAATAATAAGATCCTTGCAACTAGTATTGTTGCGTCGGGGGGCTATGCTGATGATTTAGATAATACGGATGTTTTGATATATACAGGGCAGGGTGGAAATGTGATGAGCAATGGTAAAGAGCCAGAAGATCAGAAGCTTGAAAGGGGCAATCTTGCATTGAAGAACAGTAGTGAGGAAAAGAATCCTGTTAGGGTGATACGAGGCTCCGAATCATCGGATGGAAAAAGCAAGATATATGTTTATGATGGGCTGTATCTAGTTGAGTCAGCTTGGCAGGATATGGGGACCCATGGGAAGCTGGTTTATAGGTTTCGCTTGCGAAGAATCCCGGGTCAACCGGAGCTTGCCTTGAAGGAAGTGAAAAAATCTAATAAGTTCAAAACAAGAGAAGGTCGATGTGTTGAAGATATTTCCTGCGGGCAAGAGAGAATTCCCATATGTGCTGTGAACACCATAGACGGCGAGAAACCCCCACCATTTAAGTACATAAAGAAGATGATATATCCTGATTGTTGCAACCTTGTCCCTCCAGAAGGCTGTGGTTGTACTAATGGATGCTCGGACCGTGCGAAATGCTCTTGTGTTCGAAAAAACGGAGGGGAGATTCCATTTAATTATAATGGGGCTATTGTAGCAGCAAAGCCTCTAGTCTACGAGTGTGGGCCTAAATGCAAGTGCCCTTCAACCTGCTATAACAGAGTCAGCCAACATGGCATCAATATCCAACTTGAaatttttaaaaccaattcaAGGGGATGGGGTGTTAGATCCCTAAATTCCATCGCTTCAGGAAGTTTTATCTGTGAATATATAGGAGAGCTTCTTGAAGACAAGGAAGCTGAACAAAGAACCGGCAATGATGAGTATCTTTTTGATATTGGAAATAAAAACAACAATACTCTTTGGGACGGACTTTCGACCCTTTTGCCCGATTCACAGTCACATTCTTGTGAAGTAGTGAAGGATGGTGGCTTCACTATCGATGCTGCTCAGTATGGTAATGTGGGGAGATTCATCAACCATAGTTGCTCCCCTAATCTTTATGCTCAGAATGTCCTTTATGATCATCATGACAACAGGGTTCCTCACGTCATGTTATTTGCCGCCGAGAATATTCCTCCCTTGCAAGAGCTGACTTACGACTACAACTACATGATAGATCAAGTTCTTGATTCCAATGGCAATATCAAAAAGAAGTTCTGCTATTGTGGTTCTGTGGACTGTACTG GTTTCCTCCGGGGGAGGTAA
- the LOC127120574 gene encoding GATA transcription factor 26, whose translation MGKQGPCHHCGVTITPLWRNGPPEKPILCNACGSRWRTKGTLANYTPLHARAETDDFDDQRHSRVKSISLNKNKEMKLLKRKPNHDNVVSGGIASSYNHGFQKAGDEDMSNRSSSGSALSNSGSCAQFGGTDASDLTGPAQSVTWDATVPSKKRTCVGRANHSSVEEFTKELCSILHEQQSYFSASSEDDLLYDNEAPMVSVEIGHGSILIRHPSYVARDEESEASSLSFDNRQYPMSDTYSYSGAVPMHNGSTRTNFSSQGAEKVRNSVFQGMKQGQLKSDKSHLERAQILGNHDSPLSSIDLNDVVNYEEFLRILTNEEQQQLLKFLPVVDTAKLPDSLKVMFESSQFKENLTYFQQLLAEGVFDISLSGAKPEDCKTLIRYALSNLSKSKWAEHYHHIKRCKSRAEKSDTLGSAGIASTNVANMKRMRDSRNQNFPEVKTIMRSPKRIITKSGYEGKVKDAGSCYNPKSLFPLPPDASSNLLDSFNFADDSSDQDLLLEVPSNNSFPQAELLHPNSSFGAQASTSSSSAYSHLVKH comes from the exons ATGGGTAAACAAGGACCTTGCCATCACTGTGGAGTTACAA TCACACCACTTTGGCGCAATGGACCACCAGAGAAGCCAATACTATGCAATGCTTGCGGTTCTCGGTGGAGGACAAAGGGAACACTTGCAAATTATACGCCTTTACATGCTCGAGCTGAAACTGATGATTTTGATGATCAAAGGCATTCCAGGGTTAAGAGCATATCGTTAAACAAGAACAAGGAAATGAAATTGCTCAAACGGAAGCCGAACCATGATAATGTAGTATCTGGTGGAATTGCATCCAGTTACAACCATGGATTCCAGAAGGCTGGTGATGAAGATATGAGCAACCGATCAAGTTCGGGATCAGCCTTGTCTAACTCAGGAAGCTGTGCACAATTTGGCGGAACAGATGCTAGTGATCTGACAG GACCTGCCCAGTCAGTAACCTGGGATGCCACAGTACCTTCAAAAAAGAGGACATGTGTTGGTCGTGCAAACCATTCCTCCGTTGAGGAGTTCACAAAAGAGTTGTGCTCTATTCTTCATGAACAACAATCATATTTTTCTGCGTCTTCTGAAGACGATCTTCTTTACGATAATGAAGCGCCAATGGTCTCAGTTGAGATAGGACATGGAAGTATACTCATTAGGCATCCTAGCTATGTAGCTCGCGACGAAGAGTCTGAGGCTAGCTCTCTTTCATTTGATAATAGGCAATACCCAATGAGTGACACATATTCTTATTCTGGCGCCGTTCCTATGCATAATGGTTCCACTCGGACAAACTTCTCATCTCAGGGAGCTGAAAAGGTAAGGAACTCAGTTTTCCAAGGAATGAAGCAGGGGCAACTTAAAAG TGACAAGTCTCACCTTGAAAGAGCACAAATCCTTGGAAATCATGATTCACCCCTGTCCTCAATAGATTTAAAT GATGTTGTAAACTATGAAGAGTTTTTGCGAATCTTGACAAATGAAGAGCAGCAGCAATTACTGAAGTTTCTTCCTGTGGTTGACACCGCTAAACTTCCTGATAG CCTCAAGGTCATGTTCGAGAGCTCTCAATTCAAGGAGAACTTAACTTATTTTCAGCAGCTTCTTGCGGAAGGTGTCTTTGATATCTCTTTGTCGGGGGCAAAACCTGAAGACTGCAAGACTTTGATAAGATACGCACTGTCTAATCTATCAAAGTCAAAATGGGCCGAACACTACCATCATATCAAG AGATGTAAAAGTCGAGCTGAAAAATCTGATACTTTGGGATCTGCTGGTATAGCGTCGACCAATGTTGCAAACATGAAAAGAATGCGTGATAGCAGAAATCAGAACTTTCCAG AGGTAAAGACAATAATGAGGAGCCCGAAAAGAATTATCACAAAGTCTGGTTATGAGGGCAAAGTTAAAGATGCTGGCAGTTGCTATAATCCAAAAAGCCTATTTCCTTTGCCTCCTGATGCTAGCTCAAACTTGCTAGATTCTTTTAACTTTGCGGACGACAGTTCAGATCAGGATCTGCTTCTAGAAGTGCCTTCTAATAATTCTTTTCCACAGGCAGAACTATTGCATCCAAATTCGAGCTTTGGTGCTCAAGCAAGCACCAGCAGTAGCTCAGCTTACTCACATCTTGTGAAACATTAA